The sequence TTACACATAGATTCAAAATGAGTTTTCCAGAATCTAACGAATCTCCTTATGAAAATACCAACAATGAGTTATCCGCACAAAAAGAACAGATTCTAAAACAGATTCTTTCACCAGAAGCTAGATTGAGACTAAATAATATCAAGATGGTAAAATCAGAACTATCTGATCTTGTTGAACAATATTTGATCGGTATGGCAACTCAAGGCAAATTACCTGGTCAAATATCAGATGATCAACTCAAGCAAATTCTGCTTTCTATTCAACAACCAAAACGTGATTTTAAGATAAATCGAGTATGATCCAGAAAAAATATAATTATGGGTAGCCCATCGTTTAATTCATGAAAGCAGTAGTATACAATGAATATGCACCAGATGATAATTTTTCTAAAATCCTCAAAGTCCAGGATATAGATGATCCAAAACCAAAAGCAGATGAAGTTGTCTTTAAAGTAAAAGCAGCTGCTCTGAATTATAACGATATTTGGGGAATGAGAGGAGTACCTGTTGCTGTTCCATTACCACATGTTTCAGGTTCAGATGCTGCTGGAGATGTTATAGCAGTTGGTGAAGATGTTAAAAATATCAAAGTTGGAGATAGAGTTGTCTCTCACTCAAATATGTCTTGCAGAGTTTGTAAAGCATGTACTGATGGAAGAGAATTTGATTGTATTAATAGGACCATTTGGGGATTTCAAACTGGTCCAACTTGGGGCGCTTTTCAAGAAGTAACTCATCTTCCCGAAGTAAATATTTCAGTTATTCCAGAAGGAGTATCATATGATGAAGCAGCAGCTGCATCCATGACATTACTTACGTCATGGCATATGCTGGTTGGAAGAGCCAAAATTGTTCCAGGACAAACTGTCTTAATCATGGGTGGTGGTTCTGGAGTAGGAAGCTTTGGAATTCAGATTGCAAAATTATACAATTGTGATGTAATTGCAACAGCAAGTCCTGACAAACTAGACAAATGTCTAGAACTTGGAGCAGATTTTGCAGTTGATCATAGAAAAGAAGACTGGCATAAAGAAGTCAGAGCAATTTCAAAAGAACTTGCAAAGAAAAAAGGTGAAGCACCAGGAATTGATGTTTCCTTTGATCATATTGGTGAAACACACTGGAACAAACAACTGACCTTACTAAAATATGGAGCAACTCTAGTTTCATGTGGTGCAACAACAGGATACGATGCACAAACTGATCTTAGACATATTTTCTTTAAAGGAACAAACATCCTAGGTTCTACACAAGGAACCAAAGCTGAATTAGATCAAGGTCTTTATTGGATGGGTCAAGGCAAAATTAAAGCAGCAATTGATTCAACATATTCCTTTGAGCAAGCAGCAGAGGCTCATACAAAGATGTTAACTGGAAAAGGTCTCTTTGGCAAAATCTTAATGAAGCCAGAGGGCACTTAATCATTTAATGACACAGCTTTTCAGAAGTCTTATTTTTGTTCCGGGAAATAATCCTAGATTTCTTGAAAAAGCAAAAAAATTACATGCTGATATTGTCTGCTTTGATCTTGAAGATTCAGTACCAGACAATGAAAAAGTTAACGCAAGAAATCTTATCAAATCTGCATTAAAATCTAGACAATCTTATGCATCTTCAATTTTTGTTCGAACAAATTCTCCAACTTCAGGGAAAATCCCTTCTGATCTTAAAGAAGTGGTTCAAAAAGGAATTGATGGTATTGTTATCCCAAAGGTAAATAATGTAAAAGAGATGGAAAAAATTGAGAAAATACTATCAAAATTAGAAAAAACACGAAAACTAAAACCAATTCAAATAATTCCGTCAATTGAATCTGCAGAAGGTGTAGTTAACACGTATAACATTGCATCTTTTGGAAAAAGAGTTTCTGCAGTAGTTTTTGGTGTTTTTGATCTTCTAAATGATCTAGGAGTTGAATATACAAAAGAATCAGAAGGTGCCAGATATTCTAGAACAAAAATTCCTGTAGATGCACATGCTTCAGGAATTGTGGCCATTGATGCCATCTGGCAGGATCTAAAAGATTCTAAAGGTTTTGTAAAAGATTGCAAACTGGGTAAAAGTTTAGGTTATTCAGGAAAAAGTATCATCCATCCAGATCAAATCGCTGTGGTGCACAAATTATTCCATCCTAATAAAAGTGAAATTTTCTGGGCTGAAAAAGTCTGTAAGGCATATCTTGAATCAACACAAAAAGGTAAAGGTGCCACTATTGTTGATGGAAAAATGATAGATGAAGTACATTTCAAACAAGCAAAATCCCTTCTTGAATTAGTAAAGTGATATTTTCCTTCTTATTCTAATGTTCGAAGTATTGATTTTACACTAGAACTTTCTTCCATAATTTTCTTTGGTATTATTCCATTTACAACAGTTTTTCCCTTTTTAATATCTAAATTAATTTCTTGAAAAACACATTGAAGCTTAGATATTTTTTTACTTTCACTTAGAACTTTTCCAGTTTCAACAATCAATCCGTTGATCATCATATTTTCAATCTTTCTATATCCTGAAGTTTTTGGTGCTTTAGATTCTTTAAGGATTTGTGGAATTGTATATTCTTTATCTAAAAGGGTTGTAATAATACATCTTGAGTCATACTCTCCGAACAATTCTAATATTGAATCTGATAAAATTGGGTTGATTATAGTTACAAAATATTTTTCATTTGATTCTTTTATTCTGATGATTTTATCTAGACAATCTCTTTCAAATTTAGAAACATCTAGACTTGAATTTTTTTTGAGAACACTTGTAAATTTTTGAAAATGTTCAATTGAAAGCTTTATGGACATTCCATGTTCTAAAAATAATTCACGTTCAACTTTATGGAGCAGTTCCAAATCCATTTTTTTCTTAATTTCAAATAGTAAAGCATTTGAAATTAATCTGTCAATTCCTCCCATTTATCAATTCTAGATCATGGAAAATATTAAAGCACTGTTTTTTTACTATCATCTATGTCCAAATCAGTAATTGTGATTGATGATGATGAAGATACTGTTAGACTATTTACTGAATTTCTTGAAGAGAGGGGAGTAAATGTTGTCGGAAATGGGTTTAATGGAACTGCTGCTGTTAAACTATTCAAGGAAACCAATCCTGATGTAGTTCTAATAGATCTAAACATGCCTAACGGAAGTGGTTATTACGCAATTAAAAAAATTCAAGAAGTTAATCCCAAGGCACGGATTGTTGCTGTTTCTGCAGACAGTAATTATACTACGGAGGAAAAATTGGAAAAACTCAACATACCTCTTATTCAGAAACCATTCAAAATGGATCAAGTAATTTCAATCATAAATGATTGATCCCATTTTTGGAACATTTCATATAGTGTTATATTGTAAAATTCATAAAATTTCTATGATTAAAATGAGTAAGCGAGTCACAATCATGATTGATGAAGACCTTGATAAAAAACTCCGACTTCGTCAAGCAAAATTAATTCAACAGGAACAGACTTCATACAGTTATTCTAAAGTATTGAATGAATCACTGCGTAAAGTTCTAAAATAACTAGAGTAGAATCTAGCAAGATTTTATTTCATTTATTAGAATAGGTTAAAGATAATGAATTATCATTATATTTTAGAAAAATGATTGATCTTTTAGATCCTACAAATGTGATAACTAGGATGTTTAGTGCTGGAAAATATGAAGAAATGTACAATTATTGTAAAAATCTATTGGAAAAAATTCCTAATGATATGGTTGCACTTCAAAATATTGCATTATCGCTAATTCATTTAAAAAAGTATGATGAGGCAATTGTGTATTGTGATAAAGTCCTAGAAATAAAAAATTCAGATACATATGCACTAAAAAATAAAATTTATGCCCTTGAAAATCTAAAAGAATATGAGCAAGTTTTAGAATTATGTAAACTAATTCTTTCTACAAATCCTAATGATATTTGGGCCCTTAACAGTATGGGATTATCGTTAAACGAACTAAATCGCCATCAAAATGCTCTAGAATGTTATGATGCCTCTCTTAGAATAGACCCTAATGATGTTACAGCCTTGATGAATAAAGCCATTTCTCTTAGTCATCTCCAAAATTACAAAGATGCCATTGAATTTTATGACAAAGCTCAAAGTATTGATTCAACCTTAAAAGAAATTCCTCTTGCAAAATCGAGATTATTTGAAAAATTAGGAATGGATGATGATGCATTTTTAGCTGCACAAGGAGTTTTAAACAAAGATATGCAAAAAATCAAAAATGACGCTAAGGAAAACAGGTTTTCTGTATTTCATCAATTCTGCGAGAATGAATTTCAAGATTATAATTCCAAATAATTACTATCGTTATTGAGTTTCAATATCAAAATCTAGTTCTGATAGCATCCCTTCCCACCATTTTGGAATAAATTCTGACATAAAGCAAACGATTCAACCTTTCCTTATAGATCTTACGTATAGAAATGAATGATATTGGAACTTAAGACCAGTAACGATTTGTTTACTGGTGACAATTCCAACCATAACATATTGTCTAAAATAGTATTTAGGGACTACTGATGATTTGTATGAATGATTTGTTCATTAGTGTTTTAAGCAAATCTTGTAAATACATAACATGTCAACATTAATTCAGTACAAATATGACAAAAACGCTGATCAGTCATTATCTCTGGAAGAACATGAAATTAAAAATCCAGTTTCATCCAACATTACAGCAATGGATATGATTGGATTAACTTGGATTCTTCAAGATGATGAATGGTGATGTGTTTTACAACTCAATACCTCTTAATTCTGGAATCTGTCTCTAAGTCTGAATTCGAAAAGCTATTTTATACGCATAATTCATAACTATTTTTGATGTTTACTGGAATTGTTGAAGGCGTTGGCACAGTGGAAAAAATTTCAAAAAATACAAAAAATCGCAGTGCAATTGAAATGACTGTAAATCTTGGAAAGCATTCTAAGGGATTAAAAATTGGGCAAAGTGTTGCTCTTAATGGTGTATGCCTTACTGCAACAAAATTGTCAAAATCCAGTTGTATTTTTGAAATGATTGAGGAAACTACCAAAAAAACAGATCTTGGTAATCTAAAGGTAGGTGGAATTGTAAATATTGAAAGAAGTTTAAAAGCTGGTGAGAGACTTGAAGGACATTTTGTTTTGGGTCATGTAGATGGTGTTGGAATAATTAAAAAAATTCTAAAAAAACCAAAAGAAGTACAAGTTTGGTTTGAGGTTCCAAAGAAATTATCAAAATATGTTGTGAAAAAAGGCTCTATTGCTATAGATGGAATTAGTTTAACTGTAGTTGATATCAAAAATTCGCTTGCATCTGTTTCATTAATCCCTCATACCATTGATATAACAAATTTTCATACAAAAAAAATAGGCGATAAAGTTAATATTGAAACTGACATTCTGGGAAAATACATTCTAAAATAAAGTCAATAATCTACAAATTTAGTGGTAATTACCAATTTTTTAGTAAACTTTATAATTAGATTAGAAAGATTTTTTATTATGTCTCTTGAATCTGCACTACAATCTCTAAAGCGAGGAGAATTTGTGTTGTTATTTGATTCAGCTGGAAGAGAAAATGAGATTGACATGGTAGTTGCAGCCGAATTTGTTACTCCTGAACATGTAGCAAGAATGCGACAATATGCTGGTGGATTACTGTGTATTGCAATTGATAATAATTTTGCAAAATCTCTTGAACTAAAGTACATGCATGAAATTCTTGCTGATTCTTCAATTTCAAATAAAGAAATGATTATGGGTTTGGCACCATATGGAGATCATCCAACATTTTCTTTATCTGTAAATCACTATCAAACTTATACTGGAATTACTGATAAAGACAGATCATTAACAATTAGAGAAATGGCAAATATTTTTAATGTTGAAAATAAACAGAAAAAATTTGCATCATCATTTAAAACTCCTGGACATGTTCCATTATTGATTGCATCTAAAGGATTATTAGCTGCACGACAAGGACATACCGAAATGTCTGTTTATTTAGCTCAGGTTGCAGGTTTGACACCTGTTACCGCGATTTGTGAAATGATGGATGCTGAAACATATTCTGCATTATCTGTAGATAAAGCAGAAAAATTTGCAAAACAAAATGGGATTCCATTAATTGATGGAAAAGAACTTTTAGAATACGCCAAGGTGCATTAGTATTGAATATTGCAGTAGTGGTTTCGGAATTTAATGAGAAAGTGACATCTAGGATGCTTGCAGTAGCTCAAGAGAAGGCAATTACTTTGAAATTAAAAATTTTGTATACGTGTAAAGTTCCTGGTGCTTATGATATGCCTATAATAGTAGATTCTTTATTGCAAAAAAATGATATTGATGCTGTAGTTACTTTAGGTGCTATTATTAAAGGACAAACCAAACATGATGAAGTAATTTCCCATTCTACGGCCCAAGCCCTGACTGCTTTATCTATAAAATATCAAAAACCTGTTTCTTTAGGAATATCTGGCCCTGGAATGCAAGAAAGACATGCCTATGCCAGAATTAGGCCTGTTGCAGAACGCGCAGTAGAAGCTGTTGTAAAAATTTCTTATGAATTAAAGAGAATTCAAAAATGATTCAACTTAGTATATTAAAAATTACTGGTTATGGTCCTTGGACATTGACATTGGGTAGCGATAGAGAACATGAACTACAAATGCTACAGGCATCACTATACAAAGAAGTTCAAAAACTATTTTCTGAAAAGAACTGTCTCGTTTTTCTCAATAGAGCCGACGAATTTTTTGTAATTACTAATGGTCTTAAATTAGAAGATCACATCGAAATCCAAAAAAAACTTGAAAACTTATTTGATATTCGTTTGGCAATATCCATTGGTTATGGCGAATCTCCTTTTGATGCAAATCTGAAGGCATACGATGGAAAGAAAAATAACATTGTTTTAAATCAAGAACATAATATTTTCGGATTCGTTAAAAATGCATCTGATTCAAAAGTTTCAATCATGCATTTAGATGTAGATGATCTTACGTCACGAAGAAAAAATAATTCTCCTTATGAAATCACATCAATAATTTTTGAATTATATTCGAAAATGTCAAAATATTTTCTTGCAAAAAATTCTCTTACATTTTTTATGGGCGGTGATAATTTCATGATAATTGCAAGTGAAGATGGTAAAAATTCTGTTCAGAATTTCATTAACATGATTAAAGACAATGACGACATATCTTTGAATTGTGGAATAGGAAATGCACATACTAGTAGAGAAGCTGCAAAATTAGCCACAAAATCTCTTGACACAATACGAGAAATTCGAGATTCAGGAAAAGAAAAACCTGAAGTTTATGAATTATCATGTTAATTAGAAATATTAGTGTATTACAAGGTTCAGAATTAGATTTTGTCTTAAGAACTAATGTAAAAATTCAGAATAATATATTTCAAAAAATTCAATCAAAAATACAAACTAACTCAAATGAAGAATCAATAGACTGTGAAGGTCTTCTTTTAATCCCTGGTTTTATTAATGCACATACTCACATAGGAGATTCGATTGGAAAAGATGTTACGCTCAATAGTAGCGTAGATGAAAAAATCCATCCTGTATTTGGAGCTAAATCAAAAATTCTAAAAAATACATCCCAAGAAAATCTATCAAATTTTATGAAAAATACATGTCACTCAATGCTTCGAAAAGGAATTACGACATTTGTAGATTTTAGAGAAGGGGGATTAGATGGAGTAATCTTACTAAAAAAAGTACTATCTAACATCCCCATTCGTTCCATAATTTTAGGCAGACTTGAATTCTATCAAAAATCTACGGAAATTAAAAAAAATCTGCCATTTCCTAAAGAAAAAACTGAAGATCTTAATCAACTTCTTAAAGAATGTGATGGAATTGGTGTCAGTGGCGCAAATGAAAATAGTACTTCTATTTTAGAATATTATTCAAAAACAACAAAACTTAGGGCAATTCATTCTTCTGAAACTATACAAAGTATTTCAACATCAAAGAAAGTCACAGGAAAATCTGAAACAATTAGAGCCTTGTCACTAAAACCTCATTTTCTGGTTCACATGACTTTTGCTTCAAAAAGCGATCTTGCTATTTCAGCAAAAAAAACCCAAGGAATTGTCATTTGCCCAAGAGCCAATTCCTCTCTTGCTGAGGGCATTCCAGACATAGAATTGATGCAAAAGGCAGGATGTACACTGGCATTAGGAACAGATAATGTAATGATTAATTCTCCTGATATGTTCAGAGAAATGGATTTTCTTTGGAAAGCAACAATGGGAATTCACAAAAAAAGAATTGATCCGAAAGAAATTCTTAAAATGTCTACAGTAAATGGAGGAAAAGTTTTGAACAAAGATATTGGGGTAATTGAAAATGGAAAAATTGCTGATTGTATTTTTCTTGATAAACATGCTTTAGATTTAGAACCAATGCATAATCCATATGCATCAATTGTTCATAGAGCATCTGAATCTGCAATTAAAGCAGTAATGATTGGAGGGAAAATAGTATATGGAAAAATCTAAACCGTATGTAATTCTCAGTGCTGCAACATCTATTGATGGAAAAATTGCGACTGTAACTGGTGATTCAAAACTATCATCAAAACTAGATGGTATTAGACTACATAAACTAAGATCTAAAGTTGATGCAATACTTGTAGGAAAAAATACTGTCTTACTTGATGATCCTATGTTAACTGTACGACATACTAAAGGTAAAAATCCAATTAGAATAGTTTTAGATTCTAAAGGTAGTATATCAAAAAATTCAAAAATAATTCAAACAAGCAAAAAAATCCCAACTATAGTGGTTGTTTCAAATAAAATCACTAAATCAAATCTTGAGAGGCTCAAGAAATTTCCTATAGAGATAATTATCGCAGGAAAAAATTCCATTGATATCAAATTATTATTGAAAAAACTTTCATATAAAAAAATAAAATCAGTTCTGGTAGAGGGTGGCGGAACTACTAATTGGGAATTTATTAAAAATGGACTTTTTGATGAATTAATTATTACCTTGTCTCCCTTTCTAATTGGTGGAAAAGATGCTGTATCGTTGGTTGAAGGAGACGGATTTAGAAAAATCACAAATTCTCCTATTCTGCGACTCAAATCTACTATGAGGCTCAAAAATCACCTTGTTTTGAATTACGTAAAAGTGTAAGTTATTATACTTTCTTTGAAATAAAATTACAAGAAATTGGCAGTAAAAAAGAAAGCTACAACAAAAAGAAAAACTACAACAAAAAAGAAGGCTGCACCAAAAAAGAAGGCTGCACCAAAAAAGAAGGCTACTAAATCAAACACAAAAAAACCAGCATTTGGTGGATATGCAATTAGTTTTGCAGGTCGTAAAGAAACTGTAGAACAAGTATTTGGAAATAAACCAATTGCTCCAAGTGAAATGACCAAAAAGATTTGGGCATTTGTAAAATCAAAGAGCCTCTCTAATCGTTAAACTGATTTGTTAACGATTTATCGTTAACTAATTTCTATCTTTTAATTATTTTTTTAAAATAAATAAGATATAGATATTGGATTTTATTCAAAATTATTATGTCTACAGCATCATTAAGACGCGATCATGACTTGATAGAAAAAGTCATCAAAGCAATGGAATCTACAATTCAATTACTAAATGACAATAAACAAATTCCTGAATCAATTTTATTTCCTGTAATTGATTTTTCAAAAAATTTTACTGATGTTTGTCATCATACTAAAGAAGAAAAATCTCTATTTCCTGCATTAGAACAAGCTGGAATGCCTAGTAATATGGGTCCTATAGCAATGATGTTAATTGATCATCAACGTTCCAGAGAAATTGGATCTCAAATGGAAGAATCAGCTAAAGAATATCTTTCATCAGGAGATTCTACAAAATTGATTAGCGATATGCAACAATATGTTGAACATATAACAGAACATCTATGGAAAGAGAATAATAGATTATTCATGATGGCTGAAGCACGATTACAATATGTTTCAAAAAAAGTAGATGATGAGCTAAATGAAATAGAAAAAACTCAACTTAATGATTTAGGAAAATCTAGAGAACATTATGAGAAATTAGCTGAAAATCTTTCAAAAGATATATCTGAACAGGGTAATTAGATTTGTCTTCTAGCATATTTGGTCAAGTGATAGGAGTTAGAAAATTTGCTAATGGTGACATTGAATTAGATTTCTACCATGAAGATGAAATAACAGAATATCGATATTCTTCGGATCCTAGTAGATTGGGAAATTTTCCAAAGGAATTAGCTGAAACTTTAGCCAATACTTTGGCTTTGGATATTTGTGTTGAGATTTACTTTGGTGAAGATGGCAGTCCTACACATATTGAGCTTGAAGAATGTGATGAAGAAGATGATGAAGAAGATGATGAAGAAGATGATGAAGATTTTGATGAATCTACTGAGACTTAAATGAATTAATGAGTAATTTACTCTACATAATGATGATGTGTAAGATTGTCATAAAATCTGACTGATTTTAGATTCACAAATTCAAGCATTCCGTACCTTGATAACTCCCTTCCAAATCCACTATGTTTTATTCCTCCAAATGGAATTCTAGGATCAGAAATTACAACATTATTTACACTGACAATTCCTGAATCTATTCTTCTTGACATTTTATCTGCTTTAGCAAGATCTTTTGTCCAGATACTTGCACCTAAACCAAATTCACTCTCATTAGCTAATTTAATTGCCTCACTTTCATTTTCAACTACTGTAATTGGAGCAACTGGTCCAAATGTTTCTTCAGTTGCAATTCTCATATCTGATGTTATGTTTTTAAGAATTGTTGGTTTGTAAAAGAATCCTTTTCCGTCAATTTCTGAACCTCCTAGAAGAATTTCTGCACCTTTTGCTTTTGCATCTTCCACAATTCCAGAAATTGTTTCTAAACCTTCTTTATTTGAAATAGGCCCAATATCTGTTTCAATTGACATAGGATCTCCTACTTTGAGTTGTGATGCATTTTTTATAAATAATTCAGTAAATTCTTCTGCAATATTTTTTCCAACAAAAAATCTCTTTGATGCTACACAACTTTGACCGCAATTGATGAATCTACCTTTAACTGCGCCTTCAGCAGCTTTTTCAATTATTGCATCATCTAATACAATAAATGGATCACTCCCTCCTAATTCTAATACGCATTTTTTTAAATTTTTTGCAGCCCTTTCACCAACTTTTGCACCAGCATTTGTACTTCCTGTAAAAGTTACTGCATTAACATCTGAATCAATAAGGTGATTTGCAGAATCAACACTACCTACTATTGTTTGATAAATTCCATCTGGCATTCCTGATTCAGTAAATGCTTTCTCAATTTCAATTCCTGATTGCATAGTTACTCTAGATGGTTTCATTACAATCACATTTCCAGCCATTAAACATGGAGCTGCAAATCTTAATGCTTGCCAATAAGGAAAATTCCAGGGCATAATGGAACCAATTACTCCTAATGGTTCAAAAGTTAGAAAACTTTTCCTTGCATCTGTGTTTAATACTTCATCAGAAAGAAAACTATCTCCATGATCTGCATAAAACTCTAATGCCCAAGCACATTTTTCAACTTCTCCAATTGATTCTTTGAGAGCTTTTCCCATTTCAGTTGTTGCAACTTTTGCAAGTTCCGTTTTGTGTTTCTTAAGATATTCTACTAAATTGTAAACATAACTTCTACGTTTTTCATAATCTTTTTTCCATTCTGGAAAAGCTCTTTTTGCTTTTCCCACTAATGCAAATACCTGATTTTTATCCATTGTATCATATGTTTTAATTTCTTCACTTGTTGCTGGATTTATTGTAGTTATTTGACCCAAGGATTTTTTCAAGAATTTCTCCTATTTAATCTGTAACTCGTTTTTCAATATTTTTTGTAAATTCAGTGTATTTGAGTTAAAATCAGAATGTTTGCTGCATATCTTTCTTGATTTCATCGATCTTCTTTGAATATGCTTTTTTAGATTTATCATTCTTTTTTAGGTTTAGAACACTTCCACATGATGGGCATTTGAACATTCCATCAAGTGCACTCTCAAATGTCACTCTGGGGCAATCTTCATTACCACAATGATAAAAGTCTGAAGCATTTTCATAATCTAATCTTTGTTGTAATCTTTCTTCGATTTTCTTTTTCTGGCTTTCAATAAAATGCTCTACTTCTTCCCTTCTGGTTCTCCATCTGTAGACAAACCACCCCTTTCTTTCATCTTTTACCCTGATCCCAGTGATTAAGGATTTTCCAAACAAATCATACAATACTTTTCTTACCATGTTGATCCTAAGACCAGTAGAGCTTGCAATTTCTTCATCAGTTGCATCTTCTGCTTTGAGTAATGATCTTGCTACTTTGAGGTATTCATCTCCTCCTATCATGGAGGCTATTCTAACAAAAGGATCTTCGTATTTGTCTACCAACTCTAATGACTCTTGATTTTCTATTATTAATCCCTTGTTTCTTCTACTTGTACATTTTTGCCATTTTTAGTGGGTATGATCTTTCTTTTTGCATTTGCAAAGTATTTCTCAAACTGACTGCCTTTTTGAATCCGATCTAAGAGAATTGCCAGGGCACTGATCTCTGAATGCGGTTGACTACCAATTCCTACATTATAATCTGCTAATTCATAAATCTCTCTAGGTACTTTTTCGGCTCCTACAACAATTAACAAATTTTTTTCCTTTTGAATCTCCTCTTGTACATTATTGATATTTTGACCATACATTGAAAGATGAATAATTTTGAAATCTTCTTCCTTTTTCTTTTTTACAATATTTTTCCATTTATCAATAAATTCTACTTCAAATTTCCCGCCCCATGTTTTATTGATTTTTTCTACAGTGTCTTTGATTTCTGGATTAACTTCATTCATGAAAATTCTTTCTGCGCCAAATGCTCGTGAAACAAGTGCA comes from Nitrosopumilus sp. and encodes:
- a CDS encoding tRNA (cytidine(56)-2'-O)-methyltransferase, yielding MVIEVLRIGQRLVRDDRVTTHVALVSRAFGAERIFMNEVNPEIKDTVEKINKTWGGKFEVEFIDKWKNIVKKKKEEDFKIIHLSMYGQNINNVQEEIQKEKNLLIVVGAEKVPREIYELADYNVGIGSQPHSEISALAILLDRIQKGSQFEKYFANAKRKIIPTKNGKNVQVEETRD
- a CDS encoding transcription factor — encoded protein: MVDKYEDPFVRIASMIGGDEYLKVARSLLKAEDATDEEIASSTGLRINMVRKVLYDLFGKSLITGIRVKDERKGWFVYRWRTRREEVEHFIESQKKKIEERLQQRLDYENASDFYHCGNEDCPRVTFESALDGMFKCPSCGSVLNLKKNDKSKKAYSKKIDEIKKDMQQTF
- a CDS encoding hemerythrin domain-containing protein, with translation MSTASLRRDHDLIEKVIKAMESTIQLLNDNKQIPESILFPVIDFSKNFTDVCHHTKEEKSLFPALEQAGMPSNMGPIAMMLIDHQRSREIGSQMEESAKEYLSSGDSTKLISDMQQYVEHITEHLWKENNRLFMMAEARLQYVSKKVDDELNEIEKTQLNDLGKSREHYEKLAENLSKDISEQGN
- a CDS encoding 2,5-diamino-6-(ribosylamino)-4(3H)-pyrimidinone 5'-phosphate reductase, producing the protein MEKSKPYVILSAATSIDGKIATVTGDSKLSSKLDGIRLHKLRSKVDAILVGKNTVLLDDPMLTVRHTKGKNPIRIVLDSKGSISKNSKIIQTSKKIPTIVVVSNKITKSNLERLKKFPIEIIIAGKNSIDIKLLLKKLSYKKIKSVLVEGGGTTNWEFIKNGLFDELIITLSPFLIGGKDAVSLVEGDGFRKITNSPILRLKSTMRLKNHLVLNYVKV
- a CDS encoding NAD-dependent succinate-semialdehyde dehydrogenase, which produces MGQITTINPATSEEIKTYDTMDKNQVFALVGKAKRAFPEWKKDYEKRRSYVYNLVEYLKKHKTELAKVATTEMGKALKESIGEVEKCAWALEFYADHGDSFLSDEVLNTDARKSFLTFEPLGVIGSIMPWNFPYWQALRFAAPCLMAGNVIVMKPSRVTMQSGIEIEKAFTESGMPDGIYQTIVGSVDSANHLIDSDVNAVTFTGSTNAGAKVGERAAKNLKKCVLELGGSDPFIVLDDAIIEKAAEGAVKGRFINCGQSCVASKRFFVGKNIAEEFTELFIKNASQLKVGDPMSIETDIGPISNKEGLETISGIVEDAKAKGAEILLGGSEIDGKGFFYKPTILKNITSDMRIATEETFGPVAPITVVENESEAIKLANESEFGLGASIWTKDLAKADKMSRRIDSGIVSVNNVVISDPRIPFGGIKHSGFGRELSRYGMLEFVNLKSVRFYDNLTHHHYVE